In a genomic window of Thunnus thynnus chromosome 16, fThuThy2.1, whole genome shotgun sequence:
- the LOC137199979 gene encoding G-protein coupled receptor 135 — MDTPVSTALRGSSGSNYTADTSGLSFNNQLSTASPVVPRVVSIVTSLVTATTEATVRTTGNISVLRDQRGSELSQIHQASTPSVLSAAESNSVLQGITVAAQALVLLSIFLLSSLGNSAVVIVIIKHRQLRTVTNAFIMSLSLSDFLTAVLCLPFSFVMLFSKDGIWMFGDRFCVANGFFNTCFGIISTLTMTLISFDRYYAIVRQPQAKIGRQKATRLLIAVWLTAVIFSLPWYLLVRTPTEIHKRGFYHCMYVFHSGTSRMGTAYSICLIVVCYLLPFSLMCFCHYNICKTVRLSEIRVRPVTTYAYLLRFYSEMRTATTVLIMIVFIIFCWGPYCLMGLVTAMGDYTFNPAMDTVAIWLAWANGAINPLIYALRNPNISMLLGRSREEGYRTRNIAAYLSSQTQNREVRLNQAERIRDRYVSRVGVNNNSRLSSSSPGKGGGGGEVAMWACKNPAVFFCRDAQPDTATLPNTVSAPKMKTADTSL, encoded by the exons ATGGATACACCTGTTAGCACAGCCCTGCGGGGCAGCAGTGGCAGCAACTATACAGCTGACACCTCAGGTCTGAGCTTCAACAACCAGCTGAGCACTGCCTCACCTGTTGTGCCAAG ggtTGTTTCCATAGTGACCAGCCTAGTGACTGCCACTACAGAGGCAACAGTGAGAACCACAGGGAACATATCAGTGCTCAGAGACCAAAGAGGGAGCGAGCTCAGCCAAATCCATCAGGCTTCGACCCCATCGGTGCTTAGCGCTGCTGAGAGCAACTCGGTCCTGCAGGGCATCACTGTGGCAGCTCAGGCCCTGGTactcctctccatcttcctcctctccagccTCGGTAACTCAGCGGTTGTCATCGTCATCATCAAACACCGACAGCTCCGGACAGTGACCAATGCTTTCATCATGTCGCTGTCGCTGTCAGACTTCCTCACAGCTGTTCTATGCCTGCCGTTCTCCTTCGTCATGCTCTTCAGTAAGGACGGTATTTGGATGTTCGGGGATCGTTTCTGCGTGGCCAATGGGTTTTTCAACACCTGCTTTGGCATCATCTCCACCCTGACTATGACATTGATCTCCTTTGACAGGTACTACGCCATAGTCAGACAGCCACAGGCTAAAATAGGGCGCCAGAAAGCCACTCGGTTGTTGATAGCTGTGTGGTTAACTgcagtcattttctctctgccttgGTATCTGTTAGTCCGAACACCTACAGAAATACATAAGCGAGGTTTCTaccactgtatgtatgtattccACTCTGGCACCTCACGCATGGGAACAGCCTACAGCATCTGCCTTATCGTCGTCTGTTATTTACTGCCCTTTTCcctcatgtgtttttgtcattataaCATCTGTAAGACAGTTCGGCTCTCTGAAATACGAGTCAGGCCTGTGACCACATATGCATACTTACTGCGCTTCTACAGTGAAATGCGCACAGCCACCACAGTTCTCATTatgattgttttcatcattttttgttGGGGACCGTATTGTTTAATGGGATTGGTCACAGCAATGGGGGACTACACATTCAACCCTGCAATGGACACAGTTGCCATCTGGCTAGCCTGGGCAAATGGAGCCATCAACCCTCTGATCTATGCCCTGAGGAATCCCAACATATCCATGTTACTGGGGCGCAGCCGAGAGGAGGGCTATCGGACCAGAAATATAGCAGCTTACTTGTCCAGCCAAACGCAGAACCGTGAAGTCCGGCTTAACCAAGCAGAGAGAATAAGGGACCGCTATGTGAGTCGGGTGGGGGTGAATAATAACAGCCGACTGTCGAGTTCAAGTccaggaaaaggaggagggggaggagaggtggCAATGTGGGCCTGTAAAAACCCTGCTGTGTTCTTCTGCAGGGATGCCCAGCCTGACACTGCAACACTACCCAACACTGTCAGTGCACCAAAAATGAAGACAGCTGACACCAGCCTGTGA